One Micromonospora sp. FIMYZ51 genomic window carries:
- the mnhG gene encoding monovalent cation/H(+) antiporter subunit G, whose protein sequence is MIRTVAAYALLLLGTALIAIGAVGLIRLPDVYNRMNAVAKAAGLGLSLVLLGVLLLVPSVRTAVVVLVAIGLQLFTAPVGGYALARAAYRAGAPLAPITRYDELGGRAGESDGRAGADDGRGGDDDGRTGAGGGRDGDAATGDDAGRSGERQR, encoded by the coding sequence ATGATCCGCACGGTGGCGGCGTACGCCCTGTTGCTGCTCGGTACCGCGTTGATCGCGATCGGCGCGGTCGGGCTGATCCGGCTGCCGGACGTCTACAACCGGATGAACGCCGTCGCCAAGGCGGCCGGGCTCGGGCTGAGCCTGGTCCTGCTCGGCGTCCTGCTGCTGGTGCCCAGCGTGCGTACCGCAGTGGTGGTGCTGGTGGCGATCGGCCTGCAACTCTTCACCGCGCCGGTCGGCGGGTACGCGCTGGCCCGGGCCGCCTACCGGGCCGGAGCGCCGCTGGCGCCGATCACCCGCTACGACGAACTCGGCGGCCGAGCCGGGGAGAGCGACGGTCGGGCCGGGGCGGACGACGGTCGGGGCGGGGACGACGACGGCAGAACCGGGGCGGGCGGCGGCCGGGACGGGGATGCTGCGACCGGTGACGATGCCGGTCGCAGCGGTGAGCGTCAGCGTTGA
- a CDS encoding monovalent cation/H+ antiporter complex subunit F: MILLDVLLVVLAGAMVAVVYRLVAGPTDADRAAALDLGFFVFLAAVALLAARLDTPDLLDLVLTGTLVSFLATVAMARLVDRGKR, encoded by the coding sequence ATGATCCTGCTCGACGTACTGCTCGTGGTCCTCGCGGGCGCGATGGTGGCGGTGGTCTACCGGCTGGTGGCCGGCCCGACCGACGCCGACCGGGCCGCCGCCCTGGACCTCGGCTTCTTCGTCTTCCTGGCGGCCGTCGCCCTGCTCGCCGCCCGGTTGGACACGCCGGACCTGCTCGATCTGGTGCTGACCGGGACGCTTGTGAGCTTCCTGGCCACGGTGGCGATGGCCCGGCTGGTGGACCGGGGAAAGCGATGA
- a CDS encoding proton-conducting transporter membrane subunit encodes MNGLLLLLPIAGPLLVAGLLLALPGRTRLHRAAALATTAAVLAGAVALLVGTADGAVAVLRVGGWPAPVAIGLAADAFSALLVTVATLVVFCCLISAAGSGDDRRPYFLPLVLVLAAGANGAFLTTDLFNLFVLIEVMLVPSYVLLSLTGGAGRGGAGRVYVATNLLGSTLLLTGVALLYGTAGTVGLGALAGAARDDPAVAVAGGVVLLALAVKSALVPVHDWLPRTYPVASPVVVALFSGLLTKVGLYAVIRIYAVVYGGDPAYHWLLGAVALLSMVVGVLGALGESTMRRILTFHMVSQIGYLLLGLALFTAASLAATVYYLAQYIVVKAALFLCAAAVRAGRGSDRLDGSGGLASQRPALALAFGAAALSLAGLPPFSGFLAKFLLLRATAEVGAWPAMTVAILVSLATLLSMLKIWSALFTSDEPPGAAVRQRIGRSLVGPPLALAGLALVAGLAAQPLLLVADTAAAGLTDPAGYVRAVTGR; translated from the coding sequence ATGAACGGCCTGCTGCTGTTGCTGCCGATCGCCGGGCCGCTGCTGGTGGCCGGGCTGCTCCTGGCCCTGCCCGGACGCACCCGGCTGCATCGGGCTGCCGCCCTGGCCACCACGGCGGCGGTGCTGGCAGGCGCCGTGGCGCTGCTGGTCGGCACCGCCGACGGCGCGGTGGCGGTGCTGCGGGTCGGCGGGTGGCCGGCGCCGGTCGCCATCGGCCTGGCGGCCGACGCGTTCAGCGCCCTGCTGGTGACGGTGGCGACGCTTGTGGTGTTCTGCTGCCTGATCTCCGCCGCCGGTTCCGGGGACGACCGGCGGCCGTACTTCCTACCGCTGGTGCTGGTGCTCGCCGCCGGGGCGAACGGCGCCTTCCTCACCACCGACCTGTTCAACCTCTTCGTGCTGATCGAGGTCATGCTGGTGCCCTCGTACGTGCTGCTGAGTCTGACCGGCGGCGCCGGGCGGGGCGGCGCGGGCCGGGTGTACGTGGCGACCAACCTGCTCGGCTCCACCCTGCTGCTGACCGGGGTGGCCCTGCTCTACGGCACCGCCGGCACGGTGGGTCTGGGCGCGCTGGCCGGCGCGGCGCGGGACGACCCGGCGGTGGCGGTCGCCGGTGGCGTGGTACTGCTCGCGCTGGCGGTCAAGAGTGCGCTGGTGCCGGTGCACGACTGGCTGCCGCGCACCTACCCGGTGGCCTCGCCGGTGGTGGTGGCCCTCTTTTCCGGGCTGCTCACCAAGGTCGGTCTCTACGCCGTCATCCGGATCTACGCCGTGGTGTACGGCGGCGACCCGGCCTACCACTGGCTGCTCGGCGCGGTGGCGCTGCTGTCGATGGTGGTCGGCGTGCTCGGCGCGCTCGGGGAGAGCACGATGCGCCGGATCCTCACCTTCCACATGGTCAGCCAGATCGGGTACCTGCTGCTCGGCCTGGCGCTGTTCACCGCCGCGAGCCTGGCCGCGACCGTGTACTACCTGGCCCAGTACATCGTGGTGAAGGCGGCGTTGTTCCTCTGCGCCGCGGCGGTGCGCGCCGGTCGGGGCAGCGACCGGCTGGACGGCTCGGGTGGTCTCGCGAGTCAGCGGCCGGCGCTCGCCCTGGCCTTCGGCGCGGCGGCGCTGTCGCTGGCCGGCCTGCCGCCCTTCTCCGGCTTCCTGGCCAAGTTCCTGCTGCTGCGGGCCACCGCAGAGGTCGGTGCCTGGCCGGCGATGACGGTGGCGATCCTGGTCAGCCTGGCCACCCTGCTCTCCATGCTGAAGATCTGGAGCGCGTTGTTCACAAGCGACGAGCCGCCGGGCGCGGCGGTGCGGCAGCGGATCGGGCGGTCGCTGGTCGGGCCGCCGCTGGCCCTGGCCGGGCTCGCCCTGGTGGCGGGGCTGGCCGCCCAGCCGCTGTTGCTGGTGGCCGACACCGCCGCCGCCGGGCTGACCGACCCGGCCGGCTACGTACGGGCGGTGACCGGTCGATGA
- a CDS encoding sodium:proton antiporter, producing MSAALMVGTLVAAGVFLLLRPGQLRLVLGFVLLGHAVNVVLLAAGGLQRRTSPLAEVGPETADPLPQAFVLTAIVITFGITVHLLGLLRRGTADPDAGGGDLDGDDDTGAGDGGPADDEAHRPADGGPEVSR from the coding sequence ATGAGCGCCGCGTTGATGGTCGGCACGCTTGTCGCGGCCGGGGTCTTCCTGCTGCTGCGTCCCGGCCAGTTGCGCCTGGTGCTCGGCTTCGTCCTGCTCGGGCACGCGGTAAACGTGGTGCTGCTCGCCGCAGGCGGGCTGCAACGCCGTACGTCGCCGCTGGCGGAAGTGGGCCCCGAGACGGCGGACCCGCTGCCGCAGGCGTTCGTGCTGACCGCGATCGTGATCACCTTCGGTATCACCGTCCACCTGCTCGGCCTGCTGCGCCGGGGCACGGCGGACCCGGATGCCGGTGGCGGCGACCTCGACGGCGACGACGACACCGGGGCGGGCGACGGCGGCCCCGCCGACGACGAGGCGCACCGACCGGCCGACGGCGGACCGGAGGTGTCCCGATGA
- a CDS encoding isochorismatase family cysteine hydrolase, which translates to MPDHGYREIYRDTGDGGVQLGASADRWYLYEDHVHLAPQHSAGRLMRFDAELLPFVDSLDRGALAVVDMQNDFCAAGGWTDRSGLDYQACRSAIPGVQRAIDAARRHGMFVIWIYWHNRPDLRNLGAPTLHSFKHRLDQAGIGEQLERGQVLTAGSWGAEMVDELKGHLTDDDIHVEKVRMSGFYGTHLDQVLRTQGIQTLYVCGVNTDQCVSTTVEDAYFRDYNPVVIADATATSSPAYCKDAVLFNTKQCWGFVTTTEAFANPQPYRKASGS; encoded by the coding sequence ATGCCCGACCACGGTTACCGCGAGATCTACCGGGACACCGGCGACGGCGGGGTGCAGCTCGGTGCCAGCGCCGACCGCTGGTACCTCTACGAGGACCACGTCCACCTGGCGCCGCAGCATTCCGCAGGCCGGCTGATGCGCTTCGACGCCGAGCTGCTGCCCTTCGTCGACAGCCTCGACCGCGGGGCGCTGGCCGTGGTCGACATGCAGAACGACTTCTGCGCCGCCGGCGGCTGGACCGACCGCTCCGGGCTCGACTACCAGGCCTGCCGGTCGGCCATCCCCGGGGTGCAGCGGGCCATCGACGCGGCGCGCAGGCACGGCATGTTCGTCATCTGGATCTACTGGCACAACCGGCCCGACCTGCGCAACCTCGGCGCCCCGACGCTGCACTCGTTCAAGCACCGGCTCGACCAGGCCGGCATCGGTGAGCAACTGGAGCGGGGACAGGTGCTCACCGCCGGTTCCTGGGGCGCGGAGATGGTCGACGAGCTGAAGGGCCACCTGACCGACGACGACATCCATGTCGAGAAGGTGCGGATGAGCGGGTTCTACGGCACCCACCTGGACCAGGTGCTGCGTACCCAGGGCATCCAGACGCTCTACGTCTGCGGCGTCAACACCGACCAGTGCGTCAGCACGACCGTGGAGGACGCCTACTTCCGGGACTACAACCCGGTGGTCATCGCCGATGCGACCGCCACCTCCAGCCCCGCCTACTGCAAGGACGCGGTGCTGTTCAACACCAAGCAGTGCTGGGGCTTCGTCACCACCACCGAGGCGTTCGCAAACCCGCAGCCGTACCGGAAGGCGAGTGGTTCCTGA
- a CDS encoding MoxR family ATPase produces the protein MTQQTWDEVGGLLPHDEFRAASDAIVANIEQVIEGKTATVRLALAVLLAEGHLLIEDVPGVGKTKLAKALARSIDCSVRRIQFTPDLLPSDVTGVSVYNQETHDFEFRPGAVFANLVVGDEINRASPKTQSALLECMEERQVTVDGVTYQLQTPFMVIATQNPIEMEGTYPLPEAQRDRFTARIAMGYPDPTAELAMLDGHGAVDPLPALRPVSDAETVRRLIGHVRQVHVADAVKQYAVDLVTATRESPDLRLGASPRCTLQLLRTARAVAALDGRDYVLPDDLQVLAVPVLAHRLIPTADAQLARRTTDAIIADLVHRLPLPHDRNRSPYDSRPPSGNGRAPFEPRRP, from the coding sequence GTGACACAACAGACCTGGGACGAAGTTGGCGGATTGCTGCCGCACGACGAGTTCCGCGCCGCAAGCGACGCAATCGTGGCCAACATCGAGCAGGTCATCGAGGGCAAGACCGCCACCGTGCGGCTGGCCCTCGCCGTCCTACTCGCCGAGGGTCACCTACTCATCGAGGACGTCCCCGGCGTCGGCAAGACCAAGCTGGCCAAGGCCCTGGCGCGGTCCATCGACTGTTCGGTACGCCGGATCCAGTTCACTCCCGACCTGCTGCCCAGCGACGTCACCGGGGTGAGCGTCTACAACCAGGAGACGCACGACTTCGAATTCCGCCCGGGTGCCGTCTTCGCCAACCTGGTGGTCGGTGACGAGATCAACCGGGCCTCACCGAAGACCCAGTCCGCGCTGCTGGAGTGCATGGAGGAACGGCAGGTCACGGTCGACGGGGTGACGTACCAGCTACAGACCCCGTTCATGGTGATCGCGACGCAGAACCCGATCGAGATGGAGGGGACCTATCCGCTGCCGGAGGCGCAGCGCGACCGGTTCACCGCCCGGATCGCGATGGGTTACCCGGACCCCACCGCCGAGTTGGCCATGCTCGACGGCCACGGCGCGGTGGACCCGCTGCCGGCGCTGCGGCCGGTCTCCGACGCCGAGACCGTCCGCCGGCTGATCGGCCACGTCCGGCAGGTGCACGTCGCCGACGCGGTCAAGCAGTACGCCGTCGACCTGGTCACCGCCACCCGCGAATCGCCCGACCTGCGGCTGGGTGCCTCGCCCCGATGCACGTTGCAGCTGCTGCGTACCGCCCGCGCGGTGGCCGCCCTGGACGGGCGTGACTACGTGCTCCCGGACGACCTCCAGGTGCTCGCCGTCCCGGTGCTGGCGCACCGGCTCATCCCCACCGCCGACGCCCAGCTCGCCCGCCGCACCACCGACGCGATAATCGCCGACCTGGTGCACCGGCTGCCGCTGCCGCACGACCGCAACCGCTCGCCGTACGACAGCCGCCCGCCGAGCGGCAACGGCCGGGCACCATTCGAGCCCCGGAGGCCGTGA
- a CDS encoding DUF58 domain-containing protein encodes MRDGLRGLTTRGRSFLAAALAAAISAGILGEKDLLRVAVLLAVLPLLAALYVGRSRYKLACHRSLDPHRVPVGASARVVLRLQNMSRLPTGTLLLEDRLPYALGSRPRVVLERLGAHQASSVAYTVRADVRGRYEVGPLVVRMADPFGLCELTRAFPGTDRLTVVPQVVPLPSVRLPGEYAGSGESRARSVAVHGEDDAATREYRRGDDLRRVHWKSTARTGELMVRREEQPWESRATVLLDTRAYGHRGDGPTASFEWAVSAAASVAVHLRQAGYKLRLVTGSGGDVDASEGAGDGLLLDHLAEVRLDQRVEITTLIQHVRQRSDGGLIIGVFGSLSTAEAELLAGLRANGATCVCFLLDSSAWLNLPAHARVEADQAHDTAALALLQSGWRVIGVGHGDRLAALWPQAGRGSQGFALRAAMAETVAGTAR; translated from the coding sequence GTGCGTGACGGGCTACGCGGGCTGACCACCCGCGGCCGTTCCTTCCTGGCCGCCGCACTCGCCGCGGCCATCTCCGCCGGCATCCTCGGCGAGAAGGACCTGCTGCGGGTGGCGGTGCTGCTGGCCGTCCTGCCGCTGCTCGCCGCGCTCTACGTCGGCCGTAGCCGCTACAAGCTGGCCTGCCACCGGTCGCTGGACCCGCACCGGGTGCCGGTCGGCGCCAGCGCCCGGGTGGTGCTGCGGTTGCAGAACATGTCCCGGCTGCCCACCGGCACCCTGCTGCTGGAGGACCGCCTCCCGTACGCGCTGGGCAGCCGGCCCCGGGTGGTGCTGGAACGGCTCGGCGCGCACCAGGCCAGCTCGGTGGCGTACACCGTGCGGGCCGACGTACGCGGCCGGTACGAGGTGGGCCCGCTGGTGGTCCGGATGGCCGACCCGTTCGGGCTCTGCGAACTGACCCGCGCGTTCCCCGGCACCGACCGGCTCACGGTCGTGCCGCAGGTGGTGCCGCTGCCCTCGGTACGGCTGCCCGGCGAGTACGCCGGCAGCGGCGAGAGCCGGGCCCGCTCGGTCGCGGTGCACGGCGAGGACGACGCGGCGACCCGGGAGTACCGGCGCGGCGACGACCTGCGCCGGGTGCACTGGAAGTCCACCGCGCGTACCGGCGAGCTGATGGTGCGGCGTGAGGAACAGCCCTGGGAGAGCCGGGCCACCGTGCTGCTGGACACCCGGGCGTACGGCCATCGGGGCGACGGCCCGACGGCCAGCTTCGAGTGGGCCGTGTCCGCCGCCGCAAGCGTCGCCGTCCACCTGCGCCAGGCCGGCTACAAGCTGCGTCTGGTCACCGGCTCCGGCGGGGACGTCGACGCGAGCGAGGGGGCCGGTGACGGGCTGCTGCTCGATCACCTCGCCGAGGTCCGGCTGGACCAGCGGGTCGAGATCACCACGCTGATCCAGCACGTCCGACAGCGCTCCGACGGCGGTCTGATCATCGGCGTGTTCGGGTCGTTGAGCACCGCCGAGGCGGAACTGCTCGCCGGGTTGCGGGCCAACGGTGCCACCTGCGTGTGCTTCCTGCTGGACAGCTCCGCCTGGCTCAACCTGCCGGCGCACGCCCGGGTCGAGGCCGATCAGGCGCACGACACGGCTGCGCTGGCCCTGCTCCAGTCCGGCTGGCGGGTGATCGGCGTCGGCCACGGTGACCGGCTGGCGGCGCTCTGGCCGCAGGCGGGCCGCGGTTCCCAGGGGTTCGCCCTCCGTGCGGCGATGGCCGAGACGGTGGCGGGTACCGCGCGATGA
- a CDS encoding DUF3488 and transglutaminase-like domain-containing protein yields the protein MIAHRNLGLVAAAATLLAAAPLSAIFERWTWLVQAVIAVAAVAAAAALARLGRTPVWVQVLAMLGGLTLALTWLFPSGEELLAVLPTPATFGHFAELVAGSGEDMRTHSVQVPDTDPLLFVTVLGVGAVAVLVDVLCVGLRRPALAGLPMLAIYSVPVAVYVDSVPPLPFAIGAAGFLWLLVTDNVDRVRRFGRRFTGDGRDVDVWEASPLAAAGRRLAVVGLALAVLVPLAVPGMTAGLMSNLNPGAGSGLGGGGLGGSPGRVDLFAALSGRLNQSQVTDLVKVTTTEEEPFYLRFGVADDLQADGFRVRGPNGQRVTGDLPDPARRTLPGVERTRHQATVEVSRDLDMRLLPVYAEPVRFADLGNSWFYDPNLQIVFSNRENSRGRTYSFDYVRSTYSPQALRSARPLPADLPLRREQTRTPEVGEVRELVAELVRGKRTEYDKVRAIYNYFSEDNGFTYQLTTEEGTSGEQILDFLENKAGFCQQYAAAMAWMVRDAGIPARVAFGFTNGNRRSGDTFTLTNRNLHAWTEVYFDQVGWVPFDATPSYGVPGSTRSAWAPDVDAPEDSTPQTGTADTPDESEPSAGPDRAPDQFEEGDDPTAAGSDGTSAQSTPVWPWLAVVGVLALFVLLAVPALRRLALRRRRGRPAPVLRTVDAPDADATGADQPVMVVGTDPDRARADAHAAWEELIDTLVDYRVRVDRAETPRATAERLAGEPLRADAAAGTAARLLGRAEERARYARDPLTGEPLPAALRTVREALAGQADRRTRLMATVLPPSVLHRWRTAVADTSAQLVASGERLRYRLLRFSPRRLIASRTGR from the coding sequence ATGATCGCCCATCGAAATCTGGGCCTGGTGGCCGCCGCCGCGACGCTGCTCGCCGCCGCGCCGCTGTCGGCCATCTTCGAACGCTGGACGTGGCTGGTCCAGGCCGTCATCGCGGTGGCCGCGGTGGCCGCCGCGGCGGCGCTGGCCCGGCTCGGCCGGACCCCGGTCTGGGTTCAGGTGCTGGCCATGCTCGGCGGCCTCACGCTCGCCCTGACCTGGCTGTTCCCCAGCGGTGAGGAACTGCTGGCCGTGCTGCCCACCCCGGCCACCTTCGGGCACTTCGCCGAACTGGTCGCCGGCTCGGGCGAGGACATGCGCACCCACAGCGTGCAGGTGCCGGACACCGACCCGCTGCTGTTCGTCACCGTGCTCGGGGTGGGCGCGGTGGCGGTGCTTGTGGACGTGCTCTGCGTCGGGCTGCGCCGGCCCGCCCTGGCCGGGCTGCCGATGCTGGCCATCTACTCGGTGCCGGTGGCGGTCTACGTGGACAGCGTCCCGCCGCTGCCGTTCGCGATCGGTGCCGCCGGTTTCCTCTGGCTGCTGGTCACCGACAACGTGGACCGGGTACGCCGGTTCGGCCGGCGGTTCACCGGCGACGGCCGCGACGTCGACGTCTGGGAGGCGTCGCCGCTGGCCGCCGCCGGACGCCGGTTGGCCGTGGTCGGCCTCGCGCTGGCCGTGCTGGTGCCGCTGGCCGTGCCGGGGATGACCGCCGGCCTGATGAGCAACCTGAACCCCGGCGCGGGTTCCGGTCTCGGCGGCGGTGGACTTGGCGGCTCCCCCGGGCGGGTCGACCTCTTCGCCGCGCTCAGCGGACGGCTCAACCAGTCCCAGGTGACCGACCTGGTCAAGGTCACCACCACCGAGGAGGAGCCCTTCTACCTGCGCTTCGGGGTCGCCGACGACCTCCAGGCGGACGGGTTCCGGGTGCGGGGCCCGAACGGCCAGCGGGTCACCGGTGACCTGCCCGACCCGGCGCGGCGGACGCTGCCCGGGGTCGAGCGGACCCGACACCAGGCCACCGTGGAGGTCAGCCGCGACCTGGACATGCGGCTGCTGCCGGTGTACGCCGAGCCGGTCCGCTTCGCCGACCTCGGCAACAGCTGGTTCTACGACCCGAACCTGCAAATCGTCTTCTCCAACCGGGAGAACTCGCGGGGCCGCACGTACTCGTTCGACTACGTGCGCTCGACGTACAGCCCGCAGGCGCTGCGCTCGGCCCGGCCGCTCCCAGCCGACCTGCCGCTACGCCGGGAGCAGACCCGCACCCCCGAGGTGGGCGAGGTGCGCGAGCTGGTGGCGGAGCTGGTCCGGGGCAAGCGCACCGAGTACGACAAGGTGCGGGCCATCTACAACTACTTCTCCGAGGACAACGGCTTCACCTACCAGCTGACCACGGAGGAGGGCACCAGCGGCGAGCAGATCCTCGACTTCCTGGAGAACAAGGCCGGCTTCTGCCAGCAGTACGCCGCGGCGATGGCCTGGATGGTGCGGGACGCCGGCATTCCGGCCCGGGTCGCGTTCGGCTTCACCAACGGCAACCGGCGCAGCGGTGACACCTTCACCCTGACCAACCGGAACCTGCACGCCTGGACCGAGGTTTACTTCGACCAGGTCGGCTGGGTGCCGTTCGACGCCACCCCGAGCTACGGGGTGCCCGGCTCGACCCGCTCGGCCTGGGCGCCGGACGTCGACGCCCCGGAGGACTCGACGCCGCAGACCGGCACGGCGGACACCCCGGACGAGAGCGAACCCTCGGCCGGCCCGGACCGCGCACCGGACCAGTTCGAGGAGGGCGACGACCCGACGGCGGCCGGCAGTGACGGCACGTCCGCCCAGTCGACACCGGTCTGGCCCTGGTTGGCGGTCGTCGGCGTACTGGCGCTGTTCGTCCTGCTCGCCGTCCCCGCGCTGCGCCGGCTCGCGCTGCGCCGTCGCCGGGGCCGGCCGGCCCCGGTGTTGCGGACGGTCGACGCGCCGGACGCGGACGCCACCGGCGCGGACCAACCGGTCATGGTGGTCGGTACCGATCCGGATCGGGCCCGCGCCGACGCGCACGCGGCCTGGGAGGAACTGATCGACACGCTTGTCGACTACCGGGTCCGGGTGGACCGGGCGGAAACGCCACGAGCCACCGCGGAACGGCTGGCCGGCGAGCCGCTGCGCGCCGACGCCGCGGCCGGCACTGCGGCACGCCTGCTCGGCCGGGCCGAGGAGCGGGCCCGCTACGCGCGGGACCCGTTGACCGGCGAACCCCTGCCGGCGGCCCTGCGCACGGTACGCGAGGCGCTGGCCGGTCAGGCCGATCGGCGTACCCGTCTGATGGCGACCGTGCTGCCGCCGTCGGTGCTGCACCGGTGGCGGACCGCCGTGGCGGACACTTCGGCGCAGTTGGTGGCCTCCGGTGAGCGGCTGCGGTACCGGCTGCTGCGGTTCAGCCCACGCCGGCTGATCGCCAGCCGCACGGGGCGCTGA
- a CDS encoding DUF3040 domain-containing protein, whose amino-acid sequence MPLSEHEQRLFEQIERSLAEDPKFASAVRASDPRFHARRRLLVAAGVIIAGLALLVYGAVIKTPPLAVAGFVVMLASAAFAVQSHRRAQSPDLHVVGGTASRRRSRGRAGRRSGLIDRLEDRWRQRPEGHR is encoded by the coding sequence GTGCCGCTCTCGGAGCACGAGCAGCGGCTGTTCGAGCAGATCGAGCGGTCGCTTGCCGAGGACCCCAAGTTCGCCTCGGCCGTGCGCGCCAGCGATCCGCGCTTCCATGCGCGGCGTCGCCTGCTCGTCGCTGCCGGCGTGATCATTGCTGGCCTGGCGTTGTTGGTCTATGGCGCGGTGATCAAGACTCCGCCGCTGGCAGTGGCGGGATTCGTCGTCATGCTGGCCTCGGCCGCCTTCGCGGTGCAGTCGCACCGCCGGGCACAGTCACCCGACCTGCACGTCGTCGGAGGCACGGCGAGCCGTCGCCGGTCCCGGGGCCGGGCCGGTCGGCGATCCGGCCTGATCGACCGGCTGGAGGACCGCTGGCGGCAACGCCCGGAGGGCCACCGCTGA
- a CDS encoding DNA polymerase IV, producing the protein MGRSQSIPRGGDPRFGPDADDTGCSILHVDMDAFYASVEVRHRPELRGRAVVVGGVGPRGVVSSASYQARRYGVRSAMPTMRARALCPHAVFLPPDFTRYSAASRAVMQIFRDVTPLVEPLSLDEAFLDVAGARRLFGPPAAIARHIRERVAAEQGLTCSVGVAPTKFVAKLGSTRAKPDGLLVVPAAQVLDFLHPLPVSALWGVGERSEQALLRLGLRTVGDLAAAPVGMLRTALGEAAAVHLHELAAGRDPRRVSPEQVEKSIGAEVTFDVDVVDPAEIRRTLLALAEKVGARLRAAGQVGRTISVKVRISDFRTFTRSRTLDVPTDVAREMFDTSWSLFTALHPGEPIRLVGVRAEGLTAAAETPRQLALGAPERGWREAEAAADAAAARFGRSVIGPASLLTGRDTHRNENPTRP; encoded by the coding sequence GTGGGCCGCAGCCAGTCGATACCCCGGGGCGGTGATCCCCGGTTCGGGCCGGACGCCGACGACACCGGCTGTTCGATCCTGCACGTCGACATGGACGCCTTCTACGCCTCGGTGGAGGTGCGCCACCGGCCGGAGCTGCGCGGCCGGGCCGTCGTGGTCGGCGGAGTCGGTCCGCGCGGCGTGGTCAGCTCGGCCAGCTACCAGGCCCGCCGCTACGGGGTACGCAGCGCGATGCCGACCATGCGGGCCCGCGCGCTCTGCCCGCACGCGGTCTTCCTACCGCCGGACTTCACCCGCTACTCGGCCGCCTCGCGGGCGGTCATGCAGATCTTCCGCGACGTCACGCCGCTGGTCGAGCCACTCTCGTTGGACGAGGCGTTCCTCGACGTCGCCGGTGCCCGGCGGCTCTTCGGCCCGCCTGCCGCGATCGCCCGGCACATCCGCGAGCGGGTCGCCGCCGAGCAGGGGCTGACCTGCTCGGTCGGGGTGGCGCCGACCAAGTTCGTGGCAAAGCTCGGGTCGACCCGGGCCAAGCCCGACGGCCTGCTCGTCGTCCCGGCCGCGCAGGTGCTCGACTTCCTCCATCCGCTGCCGGTCTCCGCCCTCTGGGGGGTCGGTGAGCGCTCCGAGCAGGCGCTGTTGCGGCTCGGTCTGCGCACCGTCGGTGACCTCGCGGCGGCACCGGTCGGCATGCTGCGCACCGCGCTCGGCGAGGCGGCTGCGGTGCACCTGCACGAACTGGCCGCCGGGCGGGACCCGCGCCGGGTCAGCCCGGAGCAGGTCGAGAAGTCGATCGGTGCGGAGGTCACCTTCGACGTCGACGTCGTCGACCCGGCCGAGATCCGGCGCACCCTGCTCGCGCTGGCCGAGAAGGTCGGGGCCCGGTTGCGCGCCGCCGGGCAGGTGGGGCGGACGATTTCGGTGAAGGTGCGGATATCCGACTTTCGGACGTTCACCCGCTCGCGCACCCTGGACGTGCCCACCGATGTCGCCCGGGAGATGTTCGACACGTCCTGGTCCCTCTTCACCGCCCTGCACCCGGGTGAGCCGATCCGTCTGGTCGGCGTACGGGCCGAAGGGCTCACTGCGGCGGCCGAGACGCCCCGACAGCTCGCCCTCGGTGCACCTGAGCGCGGCTGGCGCGAGGCGGAGGCCGCCGCCGACGCCGCGGCTGCCCGTTTCGGGCGGTCCGTCATAGGTCCGGCTAGTCTGCTCACCGGGCGTGATACCCACCGAAATGAAAATCCGACCCGGCCATAG